A single Mangrovimonas sp. YM274 DNA region contains:
- a CDS encoding prolyl oligopeptidase family serine peptidase: protein MKLILALTLSLFITSLGISQTGNQSPLNIKTIMQGNNFVGHLPSNAHWSTDGKTIYFSWNPEGAFSDSLYAYTISNGITEKVDFETSYSLPQPSGSSNITNKSTYVNPYAHIIFNSDKSKSIYTKHGDIYLVDQSNYAVTQITNTVDSERNIQFTANDSKIAYVKNNNLFTWSLETGITEQITNFTNKKEDHTKRSQQDEWLHQDQLDIFEVLSERKAKNDAKEELNKRNLNKRPLEIYTEGKTVTNIKISPNGKFVTYELYQSPKEAKGTIVPHYVTESGYTEDQHTRTKVGSEQGTYEMFIYNIEAKTYYPVVLDNLEGLDDIPEYTKDYPDKEYNNDNRISYVTGPNWSEDSRHAVLDINSSDFKDRWIVSLNYDDGSVKNLVRQRDEAWIDGPGISSFGGSALGWLPDNETIWYMSEATGFAHLNTTNVNSGKTKALTEGKFEVYDVYLSNDNKHWYFTSNKTHPGDRQFYSMPLKGGKFTQLTTMTGNNDVVLSPNEEYLAILHSYSNKPTELYVQKNPLFGKTSDQPKQITHSTTEAFEAYSWRDPEIITFKAEDGATVQARLYQPSAATKNNAAIVFVHGAGYLQNAHSWWSVYFREYMFHNILADNGYTVLDIDYRGSAGYGRDCRTGIYRHMGGKDLSDQVDGVQYLINNYGIDKDKVGIYGGSYGGFITLMAMFNEADTFKAGAAIRSVGDWAAYNHGYTARILNTPVTDSLAYRRSSPIYFADGLKGDLLILHGMVDDNVHFQDMVRLNQRLIELEKHDWEMVLYPLERHGFVEPSSWTDEYTRIFNLFQESLLNDNNTQKE from the coding sequence ATGAAACTAATTTTAGCGCTTACCCTATCCCTTTTCATTACTTCCCTTGGAATTTCCCAAACTGGCAACCAGTCACCATTAAACATAAAAACCATCATGCAAGGCAACAATTTCGTTGGTCACCTCCCCTCAAATGCTCATTGGTCTACCGATGGTAAAACTATTTATTTCAGTTGGAACCCCGAAGGAGCTTTCAGCGATTCTCTTTATGCCTACACCATTTCCAATGGTATCACAGAAAAAGTGGATTTTGAAACCTCCTATAGCTTGCCACAACCAAGTGGGAGCAGTAATATCACCAACAAATCAACCTACGTAAACCCATACGCTCATATCATCTTTAACAGTGATAAGTCTAAAAGCATTTATACAAAACATGGAGATATATACCTTGTTGACCAAAGCAACTATGCGGTAACCCAAATCACCAATACTGTTGATTCCGAAAGGAATATTCAGTTTACGGCAAACGATTCCAAAATCGCCTATGTAAAAAATAACAACCTATTCACCTGGTCTTTGGAAACGGGTATTACAGAACAGATTACAAATTTCACCAACAAGAAAGAAGACCACACTAAAAGAAGCCAACAAGACGAATGGTTACACCAAGACCAATTGGACATTTTTGAGGTGCTTAGCGAACGTAAAGCCAAGAATGACGCAAAAGAAGAGCTCAACAAAAGAAATCTCAACAAAAGACCTCTTGAAATTTATACTGAAGGCAAAACTGTTACCAACATCAAAATAAGTCCGAATGGAAAATTTGTAACCTACGAATTATATCAATCGCCAAAGGAGGCAAAAGGAACCATTGTACCGCATTACGTTACAGAGTCGGGCTACACCGAAGACCAACACACACGCACCAAAGTTGGCAGCGAACAAGGCACGTATGAAATGTTTATTTACAACATTGAAGCTAAAACTTATTATCCCGTTGTTTTAGATAATTTGGAAGGTCTTGACGACATCCCTGAATACACCAAAGACTACCCAGACAAAGAGTACAACAACGACAACAGAATCTCTTATGTAACTGGACCAAACTGGAGTGAAGACAGCAGACATGCCGTATTAGACATTAACAGCAGCGACTTTAAAGATCGTTGGATTGTGTCTTTGAACTACGACGATGGCTCGGTTAAAAACTTAGTGAGACAACGTGACGAAGCTTGGATCGATGGCCCCGGTATCAGCAGTTTTGGAGGCAGTGCCCTTGGATGGTTGCCAGACAACGAAACCATTTGGTACATGTCTGAAGCTACTGGATTTGCTCATTTAAATACCACTAATGTCAACTCAGGAAAAACCAAAGCACTGACAGAAGGGAAATTTGAAGTGTACGACGTCTACCTTTCCAATGACAACAAACATTGGTACTTCACCTCCAACAAAACACACCCGGGAGATCGCCAATTTTACAGCATGCCGTTGAAGGGAGGTAAATTCACCCAACTAACAACCATGACCGGTAATAATGACGTGGTACTATCGCCAAACGAAGAATACTTAGCCATATTGCACTCCTACTCCAACAAACCAACAGAGCTTTATGTTCAAAAAAATCCTTTATTCGGAAAAACGTCTGATCAACCTAAGCAAATCACCCATTCCACAACAGAGGCTTTTGAGGCATATTCTTGGAGAGACCCAGAAATTATCACCTTCAAGGCAGAAGACGGTGCCACCGTCCAAGCTAGACTTTATCAACCTTCCGCCGCTACCAAAAACAATGCTGCTATTGTATTTGTGCATGGTGCAGGATACCTACAAAATGCTCATTCCTGGTGGAGCGTCTATTTTAGAGAATACATGTTCCATAATATTTTAGCCGACAACGGTTATACTGTTTTAGATATCGACTACAGAGGCAGTGCTGGCTACGGTAGAGATTGCCGCACAGGAATCTACAGACACATGGGAGGCAAAGACCTTTCAGACCAAGTAGATGGTGTTCAATATTTAATCAACAATTACGGCATCGACAAGGACAAAGTGGGAATTTACGGTGGCTCCTATGGTGGATTCATCACTCTTATGGCCATGTTCAACGAAGCCGACACCTTTAAAGCTGGAGCGGCAATTCGTTCTGTTGGTGATTGGGCTGCCTACAACCATGGTTATACGGCACGTATCCTTAACACACCTGTAACCGATAGTTTGGCCTACAGAAGAAGCTCCCCTATCTATTTTGCTGATGGCCTAAAAGGAGATTTATTGATTTTACACGGAATGGTAGACGATAATGTTCATTTTCAAGATATGGTTCGCCTTAACCAGCGCTTGATAGAGTTGGAAAAACACGACTGGGAAATGGTCCTTTATCCACTGGAAAGACACGGCTTCGTTGAACCTAGTAGTTGGACCGATGAATATACACGGATTTTCAACCTTTTTCAAGAAAGTTTACTGAACGACAACAATACCCAAAAAGAGTAA
- a CDS encoding FMN-binding glutamate synthase family protein, which produces MIFQLFALADIRWWMWIVLALFLVAFRDIIIQKKHTISHNFPIVGHLRYLLESIGPEMRQYFVANNREELPFNRIERSWIYASAKKENNYEGFGTDRDIYAHQHIFINNAMIPFKIQKDHPNAIDKTFLPCAKVMGAYNKRKKPYRPASVINVSAMSFGSLSAKAIESLNKGVHIAGAYHNTGEGGLSPYHCQGGDVIFHFGTGYFGVRDKEGNFSLKKLVQLVNDNPHIKAIEIKLSQGAKPGKGGVLPAAKISREISEIRHVEMGKDVLSPPNHSAFSNVPELYDLIETIAEATGLPVGIKAAIGKLEQWEELAELMLTKGHGPDFITVDGGEGGTGAAPPSFADHVSLPWVYGFSDLYKLFRSKGLTHRIVFIGSGKLGFPAKAAMAFAMGADCINVAREAMMSIGCIQAQICHTNRCPSGVATQNKWLQSGINVPLKSERLAQYFKTFRKEFIEITHAAGYEHPCQFKMSDVDVNVDDRNLSEELKYTYHYEKTPVPFKSMQDLKDCLYLGGHYQKK; this is translated from the coding sequence ATGATTTTTCAATTGTTTGCCCTTGCCGACATTCGTTGGTGGATGTGGATTGTTCTTGCCCTGTTTCTTGTTGCCTTTCGAGATATCATTATTCAAAAAAAACATACCATAAGCCACAACTTTCCTATTGTTGGGCATTTAAGGTATCTTTTGGAAAGCATCGGCCCAGAGATGCGGCAATACTTTGTAGCCAACAATAGAGAAGAACTTCCTTTCAACAGAATTGAAAGAAGCTGGATCTATGCTTCTGCAAAAAAGGAAAACAACTATGAAGGTTTTGGAACCGATCGCGACATATACGCCCATCAACATATCTTTATCAATAACGCCATGATTCCCTTTAAAATCCAAAAGGATCACCCAAATGCTATTGATAAAACATTTTTGCCCTGTGCCAAGGTTATGGGCGCTTATAACAAACGAAAAAAGCCCTACAGACCTGCTTCGGTTATCAATGTTTCCGCTATGAGTTTTGGCTCTCTTTCTGCAAAGGCTATAGAATCACTCAACAAAGGCGTACATATTGCAGGAGCATATCACAACACGGGCGAAGGAGGTCTCTCTCCCTACCATTGTCAAGGAGGAGATGTTATTTTTCATTTTGGAACAGGTTACTTTGGTGTTCGCGATAAAGAAGGTAATTTTTCATTGAAAAAATTAGTCCAATTAGTCAACGACAACCCACACATAAAAGCCATTGAAATCAAGTTGTCTCAAGGTGCCAAACCAGGCAAAGGTGGTGTTTTACCGGCTGCCAAAATATCTAGGGAAATATCTGAAATACGCCATGTAGAAATGGGCAAAGATGTCCTATCCCCTCCTAATCACTCGGCATTTTCCAATGTTCCTGAACTTTACGATTTAATTGAAACCATCGCAGAAGCTACAGGCCTTCCTGTTGGCATTAAAGCTGCTATTGGTAAATTGGAACAATGGGAAGAACTGGCAGAGCTCATGTTAACAAAAGGCCATGGACCTGATTTTATCACAGTAGACGGCGGTGAAGGAGGTACAGGAGCAGCTCCTCCTAGTTTCGCCGACCACGTTTCCCTACCTTGGGTATACGGCTTTAGCGACCTATACAAACTCTTCAGAAGTAAAGGTCTTACCCATCGTATTGTATTTATCGGCAGTGGCAAATTAGGTTTTCCAGCCAAAGCTGCCATGGCATTTGCCATGGGCGCAGATTGTATTAATGTAGCCAGGGAAGCCATGATGAGTATTGGCTGTATCCAAGCTCAAATTTGTCATACCAATCGATGCCCTAGCGGAGTGGCAACCCAAAACAAATGGTTACAAAGCGGTATTAATGTGCCTTTAAAATCAGAACGTTTAGCACAGTATTTTAAAACCTTCAGAAAGGAATTTATCGAAATTACCCATGCAGCGGGTTACGAACACCCCTGCCAGTTTAAAATGAGTGATGTAGATGTAAATGTAGATGACCGCAACCTATCGGAAGAGTTGAAATACACCTACCACTACGAAAAAACACCCGTTCCTTTTAAAAGTATGCAAGATTTAAAAGATTGCCTATATTTGGGCGGACATTACCAAAAAAAATAA
- the pheT gene encoding phenylalanine--tRNA ligase subunit beta: MKISYNWLRQFIKTDWSPEKTGELLTDLGLEVEGISEFESVKGGLKGIVVGEVLTCEQHPNADRLKVTTVNIGAEKPLQIVCGAPNVAAGQKVPVATIGTTLYTPEGEAWKIKKGKIRGEESHGMICAEDELGLGQSHDGILVLDEKVKVGAAVSDIFKVENDHVFEIGLTPNRADAMSHFGTARDLRAGLIQKDIHLEFITPSVSAFHVDNRTQKIDVEVLNKELAPRYCGVSISGITVEESPKWLQNKLKAIGLTPKNNVVDITNYVLHELGQPLHAFDAAKIKGHKVAVKTLPQGTKFKTLDGIERELHEEDLMICDAEKPMCIAGVLGGLDSGVTENTTSIFLESAYFNPVSIRKTAKRHGLNTDASFRFERGIDPNITEYALKRAALLIQDIAGGEITSDLVDMYPKKIEDFQVRLSFENAKKLIGEEIPKDTIKSILTSLEIKINNVTETGLGLTVPAYRNDVQREADIIEEILRVYGYNNIQTTEKLNASISNSSKFEDYKLQNIIANQLVAQGFYEIMANSLSSPKYISLSEQLKEDHNIELLNPLSNDLSVLRQSLLFSGLEAISHNINRKRDALKLFEFGSSYHNFNGNREEHKHLSVFVTGRRNAERWNATNQQSDFFYLKGIISTILQRLGINSTTVAPTKNDMIAEGISLSGGKFQLVNFGLVKKSVLKHFGISQDVLFADFNWNNIIEAAKQNSVSFKDIPKYPEVRRDFALLLDEAVTFEQIDTIAMQTEKQLLKDVDLFDVYQGNNLPKGKKSYAVSFTIQDEHKTLTDKQIDKIMNKLQANFEKQLGATLR; the protein is encoded by the coding sequence ATGAAGATTTCATACAACTGGTTACGACAATTCATCAAAACAGATTGGTCTCCTGAAAAAACAGGAGAATTACTTACAGATTTAGGACTTGAAGTAGAAGGCATTTCAGAATTTGAATCTGTAAAAGGAGGACTTAAAGGAATTGTTGTTGGAGAAGTATTAACCTGTGAACAACATCCTAACGCCGACCGCTTGAAGGTAACCACGGTAAATATTGGAGCAGAAAAACCATTACAAATTGTATGCGGCGCTCCTAATGTAGCAGCTGGACAAAAAGTTCCGGTAGCCACTATTGGCACCACACTTTACACCCCAGAAGGTGAAGCTTGGAAAATTAAAAAAGGGAAGATTCGAGGAGAAGAAAGCCATGGTATGATATGTGCCGAAGACGAATTGGGATTAGGCCAATCGCATGACGGTATTTTAGTGCTTGATGAAAAAGTTAAGGTTGGTGCCGCGGTTTCAGATATCTTCAAAGTAGAAAACGATCATGTATTTGAAATAGGCCTCACGCCTAACCGAGCTGACGCCATGAGCCATTTTGGAACTGCCAGAGACCTTAGGGCCGGTTTGATTCAAAAAGACATTCACTTAGAATTCATTACACCATCTGTAAGTGCATTCCACGTTGATAACAGAACCCAAAAAATAGATGTAGAAGTTCTTAATAAAGAATTGGCTCCTCGTTATTGTGGAGTATCTATATCGGGAATTACAGTTGAGGAATCACCTAAATGGCTTCAAAATAAATTAAAAGCAATAGGCCTTACCCCAAAAAATAATGTGGTAGATATCACCAACTATGTACTACATGAGCTAGGGCAACCACTGCACGCATTTGATGCCGCAAAAATTAAAGGTCATAAGGTAGCTGTTAAAACCTTGCCTCAAGGAACAAAATTCAAAACTTTGGATGGCATTGAACGCGAACTTCACGAGGAAGATTTAATGATTTGTGACGCTGAAAAACCAATGTGTATCGCAGGGGTACTGGGAGGCTTGGATTCTGGAGTAACAGAAAACACTACCAGTATCTTTTTGGAAAGCGCCTATTTTAATCCCGTTTCCATAAGAAAAACTGCTAAGCGACATGGATTGAATACCGATGCGTCATTCAGATTCGAAAGAGGCATCGACCCCAACATTACAGAATACGCTTTAAAAAGAGCGGCACTCTTAATCCAAGATATTGCTGGAGGAGAAATTACTAGCGACCTTGTTGATATGTATCCAAAGAAAATTGAGGATTTTCAAGTTCGCTTGAGTTTCGAAAATGCGAAAAAATTAATTGGCGAAGAAATTCCAAAGGATACCATCAAGAGCATTTTGACTTCTTTGGAAATAAAAATCAATAATGTTACCGAAACAGGTCTTGGCCTCACGGTTCCGGCCTACAGAAATGATGTTCAAAGAGAAGCAGATATTATTGAAGAAATCCTAAGGGTTTACGGTTACAACAACATTCAAACAACCGAGAAGTTAAACGCCTCAATTTCTAATTCCTCTAAGTTTGAAGATTATAAACTTCAAAATATAATCGCCAACCAATTGGTCGCTCAGGGGTTTTATGAGATTATGGCAAATTCATTGTCTTCTCCAAAATATATTTCACTCAGCGAACAACTAAAAGAGGACCACAATATTGAACTTTTAAACCCATTGAGTAATGACTTAAGTGTTTTGCGCCAAAGCTTATTGTTTTCTGGTTTGGAAGCCATTAGCCACAACATCAACCGAAAGCGCGATGCCTTAAAGCTATTTGAATTTGGGTCTTCTTACCACAATTTTAATGGCAACAGAGAAGAACATAAGCACCTTTCTGTATTTGTTACGGGTAGACGCAATGCAGAACGTTGGAATGCTACCAACCAGCAAAGCGACTTTTTCTACTTAAAAGGTATCATCTCTACCATCCTGCAACGTTTAGGAATCAATAGCACCACTGTTGCTCCTACCAAAAACGATATGATTGCGGAAGGCATTTCTCTTTCTGGAGGAAAATTCCAATTGGTAAACTTTGGATTGGTGAAAAAATCGGTATTAAAGCATTTTGGAATTTCTCAAGATGTCTTGTTTGCAGATTTTAACTGGAATAACATCATTGAAGCCGCCAAACAAAATTCTGTTTCTTTCAAAGACATCCCTAAATACCCTGAGGTTCGTAGAGATTTTGCGCTATTATTGGATGAAGCAGTTACCTTTGAGCAAATAGACACTATTGCCATGCAAACCGAAAAACAACTCCTAAAAGATGTTGATCTTTTCGATGTGTACCAAGGAAACAATCTTCCTAAAGGAAAGAAAAGTTACGCCGTAAGCTTTACTATTCAAGACGAACACAAAACGCTTACTGACAAGCAAATTGATAAAATAATGAATAAGCTTCAAGCTAATTTTGAGAAACAACTTGGAGCCACCTTAAGGTAA
- a CDS encoding patatin family protein, whose translation MRALVISGGGSKGAFAGGVAQYLIEELGRDYDMYLGTSTGSLLVPHLAVNKIDKLYNLFTNVQQHDIFSISPFVQRKKGDREFVSIDFVNSLWQFIKMKRTFGESKSLKRLIRKNFTKEEYFQILETKEDVVVTVSNLSANSVEYKSIRDFSYEEFCHWIWISCNYIPFMSLTEVNGNEYADGGLGCVVPIREAIQRGATEIDAVILKSEKLEGKKVLGKNPFSLMISLFGHLMDQLESHDILIGKLAASNKNVKLNLYYTPTDLTENSLIFSRKLMVKWWQQGYEHAAKKHGADSVLNDV comes from the coding sequence ATGCGCGCATTGGTTATATCCGGAGGTGGGAGCAAAGGTGCTTTTGCTGGTGGAGTTGCACAATATCTTATTGAAGAACTTGGTAGGGATTATGATATGTATCTTGGAACCTCTACGGGGAGTTTATTGGTCCCTCATTTAGCGGTTAACAAGATTGATAAATTGTACAATCTTTTCACTAATGTACAGCAGCATGATATTTTTAGTATAAGTCCTTTTGTACAGCGAAAAAAAGGGGATAGGGAGTTTGTTTCGATTGATTTTGTGAACTCTTTATGGCAGTTTATTAAAATGAAGCGCACCTTTGGAGAGAGCAAATCCCTAAAGCGTCTTATTAGAAAGAATTTTACAAAAGAAGAGTATTTTCAAATTTTGGAAACCAAGGAGGATGTGGTCGTCACAGTTTCCAATTTATCTGCAAATTCGGTGGAATATAAATCCATTCGGGATTTCAGCTATGAGGAATTTTGCCACTGGATCTGGATTTCTTGCAACTATATCCCTTTTATGTCGCTTACCGAAGTAAATGGTAACGAATATGCCGATGGTGGTTTGGGCTGTGTAGTACCGATTAGGGAAGCGATTCAGCGTGGGGCAACAGAGATTGATGCTGTTATCTTAAAATCGGAAAAACTGGAAGGGAAAAAGGTTTTGGGGAAGAATCCGTTTTCTTTGATGATCAGTTTGTTTGGGCATTTAATGGATCAGTTGGAAAGCCATGATATCCTTATTGGTAAATTGGCGGCAAGCAATAAAAATGTAAAGCTCAATCTGTATTACACTCCTACAGATCTAACTGAAAATTCCTTGATATTTAGTCGGAAATTAATGGTAAAATGGTGGCAGCAAGGCTATGAACATGCTGCCAAGAAACATGGAGCTGATTCTGTTTTAAACGACGTTTAA
- a CDS encoding FISUMP domain-containing protein: MIVLLLFASCGSDDDGGGWNCGDTITDADGNVYATVKIGEQCWTVSNLNTSKLNDGTSIPNVTVQDDWFDLTTPGWSYYNNDAAFGTVHGKLYNWYAIETAKLCPEGWHVPSISEWSVLVSELGGASVAGEAMKSISGWDNSPENATNSSGFSLMPSGNRDTWSSFLGLGEDAWVYSSTENVDDATKVELIHVDLGTEATTLMTIKTDGLPCRCIKD; this comes from the coding sequence ATGATAGTACTACTGCTTTTTGCTTCCTGTGGAAGTGATGATGATGGTGGTGGATGGAATTGCGGTGATACTATTACCGACGCCGATGGTAATGTATATGCAACTGTTAAAATAGGAGAGCAATGTTGGACGGTGTCCAATTTAAATACTTCAAAGCTTAATGATGGTACAAGTATTCCTAACGTAACTGTGCAAGATGATTGGTTTGATTTAACAACTCCTGGATGGTCTTATTATAACAATGATGCCGCTTTTGGGACTGTTCATGGTAAATTGTACAATTGGTATGCTATTGAAACCGCAAAGCTATGTCCTGAAGGTTGGCATGTGCCCAGTATTTCGGAATGGAGTGTTTTGGTTAGTGAATTAGGAGGAGCTAGTGTGGCAGGAGAGGCAATGAAGTCTATTTCAGGATGGGATAATTCACCGGAAAATGCCACTAACAGTAGTGGTTTTTCTTTAATGCCTTCCGGGAATAGAGATACTTGGTCATCTTTTTTGGGCCTAGGTGAGGATGCTTGGGTGTACTCTTCTACTGAAAATGTTGATGATGCAACTAAAGTAGAATTGATCCATGTTGATTTAGGAACAGAAGCTACTACTTTAATGACAATTAAAACAGATGGTTTGCCATGCCGTTGTATTAAAGATTGA
- the recG gene encoding ATP-dependent DNA helicase RecG: MNSKLQTPIDYLKGVGPSRADLLRKELGIHTYQDLLNLFPNRYIDRTRYYKINQLQQNSSEVQVVGRITSFKEVSQKRGKRLVATFRDDTGSMELVWFRGQKWIRESVKPNKDYVIFGKTNWYNGTFSMPHPEMELLSDHKNNLRSAMQAVYPSTEKLSTKGITNRVITKMMQELFMETQGRFAETLSTSILTNLQLVSKREALFNIHFPKSQELLAKAQYRLKFEELFYIQLQLVIKNLVNKTKIKGLPFENVGPLFNSFFKEHLPFNLTNAQKRVIKEIRQDLGSNAQMNRLLQGDVGSGKTIVALMSMLIALDNGFQACLMAPTEILSVQHFNGLSELCKNLNINIKILTGSTNTSERKEIHKALESGDLQILIGTHALLEDKVKFKNLGLAIIDEQHRFGVAQRSKLWRKNSTPPHILVMTATPIPRTLAMSVYGDLDVSVIDELPPGRKEIKTVHRYDKNRLNVFKFIRDEIQKGRQIYIVYPLIQESAAMDYKDLMDGYESIARDFPAPQYQISIVHGKMKPADKDYEMKRFIKGETQIMVATTVIEVGVNVPNASVMIIESAERFGLSQLHQLRGRVGRGAEQSYCILMTSHKLSDDSKVRLETMTRTNDGFEIAEVDLKLRGPGDIMGTQQSGVLNLRIADIIKDSTILQHARYIAKELLKKDPTLKLEENQVILHTYQQLSKYKNIWNYIS, from the coding sequence ATGAATTCCAAACTACAAACTCCCATAGACTATCTAAAAGGCGTCGGCCCCAGCCGTGCCGATTTATTGCGAAAAGAGCTTGGCATTCACACTTATCAGGATTTATTGAACCTATTCCCCAATCGTTATATTGATCGCACACGTTACTACAAAATCAACCAACTGCAACAAAACTCATCAGAGGTACAGGTGGTTGGACGCATAACAAGCTTTAAAGAAGTGTCGCAAAAACGCGGTAAACGATTGGTAGCTACGTTTAGGGACGATACCGGCTCTATGGAATTGGTTTGGTTCCGAGGGCAGAAATGGATTAGAGAAAGCGTAAAACCGAATAAGGACTATGTTATCTTTGGGAAGACCAATTGGTACAACGGTACATTTAGTATGCCGCATCCTGAAATGGAGCTCTTGAGCGATCATAAAAATAACCTTCGCTCGGCCATGCAGGCAGTTTACCCCTCTACCGAAAAACTTTCCACCAAGGGTATCACCAATAGGGTCATAACGAAAATGATGCAAGAGCTGTTCATGGAAACACAAGGCAGATTTGCCGAAACGCTTTCAACTTCCATCCTCACAAATTTGCAACTCGTTTCAAAAAGAGAAGCCCTCTTCAATATTCATTTTCCAAAAAGTCAAGAGCTATTGGCCAAAGCACAATACAGACTAAAATTTGAAGAACTTTTCTATATACAACTGCAATTGGTCATCAAAAACCTGGTAAACAAAACTAAGATAAAAGGCCTTCCTTTTGAGAATGTCGGCCCGCTTTTCAACTCCTTTTTCAAGGAACATTTACCCTTCAATTTAACTAATGCCCAAAAGCGCGTAATCAAGGAAATTCGTCAGGACTTGGGAAGCAATGCGCAGATGAACAGATTGCTTCAAGGCGATGTTGGATCGGGTAAAACCATCGTCGCTTTAATGTCCATGCTCATCGCTTTGGATAATGGTTTTCAAGCATGCCTTATGGCGCCTACTGAAATTTTGTCAGTCCAGCACTTCAACGGATTATCTGAACTATGTAAAAACCTGAATATCAATATAAAAATATTAACAGGTTCAACCAATACTTCAGAACGAAAAGAGATTCATAAAGCCCTAGAAAGTGGTGATTTACAAATTTTAATTGGTACACACGCCCTCCTTGAAGACAAGGTGAAATTCAAAAATTTGGGACTCGCCATCATCGATGAGCAGCACCGTTTTGGAGTAGCCCAACGCAGTAAATTATGGCGGAAAAATTCTACGCCTCCGCACATTTTGGTCATGACAGCAACACCAATTCCTAGAACTTTAGCCATGTCTGTTTATGGCGATTTGGATGTTTCCGTTATCGACGAATTACCTCCCGGAAGAAAGGAAATAAAAACCGTGCATCGCTACGACAAAAACCGTCTGAACGTTTTTAAATTCATTCGGGACGAAATCCAAAAAGGACGTCAGATTTACATCGTTTACCCCCTCATTCAGGAAAGTGCCGCAATGGACTACAAAGACCTTATGGATGGCTACGAAAGTATAGCAAGGGACTTCCCTGCTCCTCAATATCAAATTTCCATCGTCCACGGTAAAATGAAACCTGCCGACAAAGATTACGAGATGAAGCGCTTCATTAAAGGTGAAACCCAAATTATGGTTGCCACAACGGTAATTGAAGTAGGCGTTAACGTACCCAACGCTTCTGTGATGATTATTGAAAGTGCCGAACGTTTTGGACTCTCCCAATTACACCAGCTTAGAGGTCGTGTTGGTAGGGGCGCCGAACAGAGTTACTGTATTTTAATGACCAGTCACAAACTCAGCGACGACAGCAAAGTCCGCTTAGAAACCATGACCAGAACCAATGATGGTTTTGAAATTGCCGAGGTAGACCTAAAATTAAGAGGGCCCGGGGACATTATGGGCACTCAGCAAAGTGGGGTTCTCAACCTAAGAATAGCCGACATAATCAAGGACAGTACTATATTACAACACGCCAGATACATTGCCAAGGAACTTTTAAAGAAGGACCCTACCCTAAAACTGGAAGAAAACCAAGTTATCCTACACACCTACCAACAGCTTAGCAAATACAAAAATATTTGGAACTACATTAGCTAA